The Calditerrivibrio nitroreducens DSM 19672 genome window below encodes:
- a CDS encoding UDP-N-acetylglucosamine--N-acetylmuramyl-(pentapeptide) pyrophosphoryl-undecaprenol N-acetylglucosamine transferase, which produces MKLVIAGGGTGGHLYPGIAIADKLKDKGIELLFMVSNRGIEKRILTPLGYKFIEQEETPLKGVSFGRRVRSVGKIFENIKIAMNNVDKGDKVLLLGGFASFSAGIAGIMKSAEIYIHEQNSVMGLSNRFFAKRAKKVFTSFEKTLRAPENSIVVGNPVRSVFALSKAKRSPERNILVVGGSQGSRFLNNLIISAADELISNRFYIMHQTGERLYDEVIEAYRNKGINTYRLNILRYIDDIASAYKWADLVLSRAGSGSVFEIIYSRRFGIFVPFSDATDNHQYYNALFAEAKGVGVVIEEKDAKKEAFIKAVNDYYENFEKYRENIEKIEYVDSAELILREMEMEYV; this is translated from the coding sequence ATGAAGCTGGTTATAGCTGGTGGTGGGACTGGTGGACACCTTTATCCCGGAATAGCGATTGCAGACAAATTAAAAGATAAGGGTATAGAGCTGCTATTTATGGTTTCAAATAGAGGGATAGAAAAAAGGATACTTACTCCACTGGGTTATAAATTTATAGAGCAGGAAGAGACTCCTTTAAAAGGGGTATCTTTTGGTAGAAGAGTTAGGAGTGTAGGAAAGATATTTGAAAATATAAAGATTGCTATGAATAACGTTGATAAAGGTGATAAGGTTCTGCTTTTGGGAGGTTTTGCCTCTTTCAGCGCTGGAATAGCAGGTATAATGAAATCGGCGGAGATATATATTCACGAACAAAATTCGGTAATGGGTTTGAGCAATCGTTTTTTTGCTAAAAGAGCAAAAAAAGTTTTTACGAGCTTTGAAAAGACCCTCAGGGCACCTGAAAATAGCATTGTGGTGGGTAATCCGGTTAGATCAGTTTTCGCTTTATCGAAAGCTAAAAGATCACCTGAAAGAAATATTCTGGTTGTGGGTGGTAGTCAAGGGAGTAGGTTTTTGAATAATCTTATCATATCCGCTGCAGATGAGCTCATATCGAATCGATTTTATATTATGCATCAAACGGGGGAAAGATTATATGATGAAGTGATTGAAGCTTACAGAAATAAGGGGATAAATACATACAGATTGAATATTTTAAGATATATAGATGATATAGCATCTGCCTATAAATGGGCGGATCTGGTGCTATCAAGGGCAGGTTCGGGCTCTGTTTTTGAGATAATCTATTCCAGGCGTTTTGGAATTTTTGTCCCCTTTTCGGATGCCACCGACAACCATCAGTATTACAACGCACTTTTTGCCGAAGCGAAGGGGGTTGGGGTAGTTATAGAGGAAAAGGATGCAAAAAAAGAGGCTTTTATCAAGGCTGTAAATGACTACTATGAAAATTTTGAAAAGTATAGAGAAAATATAGAGAAGATTGAATATGTTGACAGCGCTGAGTTAATTTTAAGAGAAATGGAGATGGAATATGTTTAG
- a CDS encoding division/cell wall cluster transcriptional repressor MraZ, producing MGSQFLSFKGKSYHTINDAGRVSIPAKFRDVLKSKYNDESLILVTLGSHIVAYPYQEWSKLEELWERERLNDPKVNDFLRYLYSTAEDCVIDKQGRILIPPHLRESIHLKNECVIIGLRNKIEIWPKEKWEEKYEKIAVEELFSELSSKFPEINL from the coding sequence ATGGGTAGCCAATTTTTGAGTTTCAAAGGTAAGAGTTATCACACAATTAACGATGCCGGTCGTGTCAGTATCCCTGCGAAATTTCGAGATGTATTAAAGAGTAAGTATAATGATGAGTCTCTTATCCTTGTAACGCTTGGTAGCCATATCGTGGCTTACCCATACCAAGAGTGGAGTAAGCTTGAGGAATTATGGGAGAGGGAAAGATTAAATGATCCCAAAGTGAATGATTTTCTCAGGTATTTATACTCTACAGCAGAGGATTGTGTTATAGATAAACAGGGTAGAATTCTTATACCACCTCATCTGAGGGAAAGCATTCATCTTAAAAACGAATGTGTAATTATCGGGCTGAGAAACAAGATAGAGATATGGCCTAAAGAAAAATGGGAGGAGAAGTACGAAAAGATAGCGGTAGAAGAGCTTTTTTCAGAGCTGAGCTCTAAGTTTCCTGAAATTAATTTATAA
- a CDS encoding UDP-N-acetylmuramoyl-L-alanyl-D-glutamate--2,6-diaminopimelate ligase, which produces MLVRDLLKGIPVKWVSDDKLYDIDVDNISFNTKDIKPNSAFLLVKGISFDPYEMIDEIFDSKKVKLFITEKPLPEKPHILVENARRTFGMICRNFFNIDFSKIKSIGITGTNGKTTTNYLIDSILRVSGYKTIRIGTTEYVIVDEKIEANNTTPGIYDIFEMVAKGVKKGASAVCMEVSSHALDQDRVYGLNFDVAVFTNLTGDHLDYHKTMEHYYQSKKKLFTKEYSKNAAINIDYDYGKRLYNEVEIAKYSFSKGKGDVGVVDVSYSLDGINCRVNIGDEVISLNSHLVGRHNLENILGAVTATYILGISKDDIIRGVEQFKNVPGRLEKFEKNGAYFFVDYAHTDDALKNVLEALKGFKKGRLITVFGCGGDRDRTKRPRMAKVAEVYSDIVIVTSDNPRTEDPNAIIDEILTGFENRSKVLVDPDRRIAIKKACDEAKAGDIVLIAGKGHEDYQIIGKTKYHFDDREEVAKNLGVTFEKI; this is translated from the coding sequence ATGTTGGTTAGGGATCTTCTTAAAGGTATACCAGTTAAATGGGTATCTGATGATAAGTTATATGATATCGATGTTGACAATATATCTTTCAATACAAAGGATATCAAACCAAACTCTGCTTTCCTACTTGTAAAAGGGATCAGCTTTGATCCATATGAGATGATAGATGAGATTTTTGATTCGAAAAAGGTTAAATTATTTATCACGGAAAAACCATTACCTGAAAAACCACATATATTGGTGGAAAATGCAAGAAGAACATTTGGCATGATATGTAGAAATTTTTTCAATATCGATTTCAGTAAAATTAAATCTATTGGCATCACCGGTACAAATGGCAAGACCACCACGAACTATCTAATCGACAGTATATTGAGGGTTAGTGGGTATAAGACCATCAGAATCGGTACCACAGAATATGTGATCGTTGATGAAAAGATTGAGGCAAATAATACCACACCAGGGATTTACGATATTTTTGAAATGGTGGCAAAAGGGGTAAAAAAAGGAGCTTCTGCAGTTTGTATGGAAGTTTCATCGCATGCCCTTGATCAGGATAGGGTTTATGGGCTGAACTTTGATGTGGCTGTATTCACAAACCTCACCGGAGATCACCTGGATTACCACAAAACAATGGAACATTACTATCAGTCAAAGAAAAAGTTGTTTACAAAAGAATACTCTAAGAATGCTGCAATCAATATCGACTACGATTATGGTAAGAGACTTTATAATGAGGTGGAGATAGCTAAATATTCTTTTTCTAAGGGGAAAGGTGACGTTGGGGTAGTAGACGTTTCATATTCCCTTGATGGAATTAATTGCAGGGTAAATATTGGTGATGAAGTTATTTCGTTAAATTCTCATTTAGTGGGAAGACATAATCTTGAAAACATACTTGGTGCTGTTACTGCTACATACATTTTGGGTATCAGCAAAGATGATATAATCAGGGGGGTGGAACAGTTTAAAAATGTTCCGGGAAGGCTTGAAAAATTTGAGAAGAATGGTGCCTATTTTTTTGTGGACTATGCCCATACTGATGACGCCTTAAAAAACGTTTTAGAAGCTTTAAAGGGTTTCAAAAAGGGGAGACTTATTACAGTTTTTGGTTGTGGTGGAGATAGAGATCGCACCAAAAGACCAAGGATGGCAAAGGTTGCTGAAGTCTATTCAGATATTGTGATTGTAACAAGTGATAATCCCAGAACTGAAGACCCAAATGCCATCATAGATGAGATACTAACAGGTTTTGAAAATAGGAGCAAAGTTTTAGTCGATCCAGATAGGAGGATTGCCATCAAAAAAGCCTGTGATGAAGCAAAAGCGGGGGATATCGTTTTGATAGCAGGCAAAGGGCATGAGGATTACCAGATAATTGGTAAAACAAAATATCATTTTGACGATAGGGAAGAGGTTGCGAAAAATCTGGGGGTTACCTTTGAAAAGATTTAG
- the murD gene encoding UDP-N-acetylmuramoyl-L-alanine--D-glutamate ligase — translation MKAAILGYGKSGQTAKRLLEIKGTETIEIYDDKMDGFKGIKDFNYEEFDTVVVSPGIDLTNIDLPTERITSELELAFEFIKDKKIIGITGTNGKSTVTFLTAQLLKNIGINAEFCGNIGVTVGDTYLLKNPDVYVVEVSSFQLDLLKRFRFDTSTITNITPDHLDRYKTMDRYITSKSRMVEFTEGVSFLEKGGWNEIFKKYENIKYVDGELKSYPLLNGNLLEFEDFYVDVNRYNLFGFHNIVNLSFALLLTNQIVRLKGDVTGLVENLTPLEHRCELVTEINGVKYINDSKGTNVDSTLTALKSSSYPTTLILGGKDKNGDFSVLSDEINKKAKLVICCGAAGEKIYNSLKDIIDVKIVRVELLKDAISLAYRETKEGTVLFSPACASFDEFNNFEERGRFFKNYVNNLKVRGC, via the coding sequence ATGAAGGCAGCAATATTAGGATATGGAAAAAGCGGACAAACCGCCAAAAGATTGTTGGAAATAAAGGGAACAGAAACGATAGAAATATATGATGATAAGATGGATGGCTTTAAGGGGATAAAAGATTTTAATTATGAAGAATTCGATACCGTAGTGGTAAGCCCGGGGATAGATTTGACAAATATCGATCTACCTACAGAGAGGATAACGAGTGAACTTGAACTTGCTTTTGAATTTATAAAGGATAAAAAAATAATAGGTATAACAGGAACTAATGGTAAATCCACTGTAACATTTTTAACTGCACAGCTATTAAAAAATATCGGTATAAATGCCGAGTTTTGTGGTAATATAGGTGTTACTGTGGGGGATACCTACCTTTTGAAAAATCCTGATGTTTATGTGGTGGAGGTAAGCTCATTTCAATTGGATTTACTCAAAAGATTCAGATTTGATACATCTACAATTACCAATATTACTCCCGATCATCTTGATAGATACAAAACTATGGATAGATACATTACATCCAAAAGCAGAATGGTGGAGTTTACGGAAGGGGTAAGTTTTCTTGAGAAGGGGGGCTGGAATGAAATCTTTAAGAAATATGAGAATATTAAGTATGTAGATGGTGAGCTAAAGAGTTATCCTTTACTGAATGGTAATCTGCTTGAATTTGAAGATTTTTATGTGGATGTAAATAGATATAACTTATTTGGATTTCATAATATCGTAAACCTGAGCTTTGCACTTTTACTGACTAATCAGATAGTTAGACTAAAAGGAGATGTGACGGGACTTGTGGAGAATCTTACTCCGCTTGAGCACAGATGTGAACTTGTGACAGAGATAAATGGGGTAAAGTATATAAATGATTCAAAGGGGACGAATGTGGATTCCACTTTGACGGCACTTAAAAGCTCATCATACCCGACCACCCTTATACTTGGAGGTAAAGATAAAAACGGTGACTTTTCTGTTCTTTCTGATGAAATAAACAAAAAAGCCAAATTGGTGATCTGTTGTGGTGCCGCCGGAGAGAAGATCTACAATTCTCTCAAAGATATTATAGATGTAAAAATTGTTAGGGTTGAACTGCTTAAAGATGCAATATCCCTTGCTTACAGAGAAACGAAAGAGGGAACGGTACTATTTTCTCCTGCCTGTGCAAGTTTTGATGAGTTTAACAACTTTGAAGAAAGAGGAAGATTTTTTAAAAATTATGTTAACAATTTAAAGGTGAGAGGATGTTAA
- the mraY gene encoding phospho-N-acetylmuramoyl-pentapeptide-transferase yields MLYNLLYPLSKYFSLFNVFKYITFRTAYAIITALIISLFITPLLIKLLKQLQLSQKTKGYEPERHKEKEGTPTMGGVGILLSALITTLLWADITNSYIWIIIFVMVGTGIIGFLDDYIKTIKKNPEGLHPKAKFYGQLVVGTLAVLLINYVDSSNVSSKLALPFFKNLVVDLGYFYIILGVFIIVGTSNAVNLTDGLDGLAIMPTVIAFGTFIIFAYVSGHAKIANYLQILNVKGAGEISVFCGAMVGAGLGFLWFNAYPASLFMGDVGSLPLGATLGTVAVIVKQEIVLAIVGGVFVLETISVILQVGFFKVTKGKRLFRMAPIHHHFELKGWSEPKIIVRFWIISFILALLALSTLKLR; encoded by the coding sequence ATGCTGTATAATTTATTGTACCCTCTGAGTAAGTACTTTAGTTTATTCAATGTATTTAAATATATCACATTCCGTACGGCCTATGCTATAATTACTGCACTTATCATAAGTCTCTTTATCACACCTCTTTTAATAAAATTACTCAAACAGCTTCAGCTTTCCCAGAAAACAAAAGGATATGAACCAGAAAGACACAAAGAAAAAGAGGGCACACCAACAATGGGGGGTGTGGGGATACTATTGAGTGCTCTTATAACAACGCTTTTGTGGGCGGATATTACAAATAGCTATATATGGATAATAATATTTGTTATGGTGGGTACAGGTATTATAGGTTTCCTGGATGATTACATAAAGACGATCAAAAAGAATCCAGAAGGTTTGCATCCTAAGGCCAAGTTTTATGGTCAATTAGTTGTGGGGACCTTAGCCGTGTTGTTGATAAATTATGTTGATAGTTCGAATGTATCAAGCAAACTGGCACTACCTTTTTTCAAAAATCTGGTGGTCGATTTGGGGTATTTTTACATTATTCTTGGGGTATTTATAATTGTGGGGACATCCAATGCGGTAAATTTGACGGATGGTTTGGATGGACTTGCCATTATGCCAACTGTGATAGCGTTTGGGACATTTATAATATTTGCCTATGTGTCCGGACATGCAAAAATTGCAAACTATTTACAGATTTTAAATGTGAAGGGGGCTGGTGAAATATCTGTCTTCTGTGGAGCGATGGTTGGAGCAGGTCTTGGGTTTTTGTGGTTTAATGCATATCCCGCATCACTTTTTATGGGGGATGTGGGGAGTCTCCCTCTGGGGGCAACGCTGGGAACAGTGGCGGTAATCGTAAAACAGGAGATAGTGCTGGCGATTGTGGGGGGGGTATTTGTACTGGAAACAATCTCTGTAATACTTCAGGTGGGTTTTTTCAAAGTGACGAAAGGGAAGAGGCTTTTCAGAATGGCACCCATACACCACCATTTCGAGCTGAAAGGCTGGAGTGAGCCAAAGATTATAGTAAGATTCTGGATTATATCTTTTATTCTGGCACTTTTAGCGCTGAGTACATTAAAGCTGAGGTAG
- the rsmH gene encoding 16S rRNA (cytosine(1402)-N(4))-methyltransferase RsmH: MEMAHIPVLLEEALHYLNVISGGVYVDCTGGGGGHSAAILEKINEGRLIILDRDPDACERLFIRFKGVPNVDIINDNFSNIEKILDSMGLKANGILADFGVSSFQISNTGRGFSFRYDEPLDMRMDKKTDLSAYDVVNNLSQETLENIIKKYGEDPFAKRIAYVIVKYRNLKKITTTKELAEIIANAVPVKFHKKGIHPATRTFQAIRIFVNKELEAIESLLKSLENILVSKGRGVFISFHSLEDRMVKDFLNYYAKQCICPPGQPICTCGKKQTFKVLTKKPVLPSKDEVIKNPYSRSAKLRAGERV; encoded by the coding sequence GTGGAGATGGCACACATCCCTGTTTTATTGGAAGAAGCTCTACATTATCTTAATGTCATCAGTGGTGGTGTGTACGTCGATTGTACTGGCGGGGGTGGTGGACATTCAGCTGCTATACTTGAAAAAATTAATGAAGGTAGATTGATCATACTGGATAGGGATCCGGATGCGTGTGAAAGACTTTTTATTAGATTTAAAGGTGTGCCAAACGTGGATATTATAAATGATAATTTTTCAAACATAGAAAAGATCTTAGATAGTATGGGGCTTAAAGCAAATGGTATACTTGCGGATTTTGGAGTATCTTCATTTCAGATATCTAACACCGGTAGAGGTTTCTCTTTTAGATATGATGAACCCCTTGATATGAGGATGGATAAAAAAACAGATTTATCAGCATACGATGTGGTAAATAACCTTTCTCAGGAAACCCTTGAAAATATAATAAAAAAATATGGAGAGGATCCTTTTGCTAAAAGGATTGCTTATGTTATCGTCAAATATAGAAATTTGAAAAAGATTACCACCACTAAAGAGTTGGCTGAGATAATTGCCAATGCTGTTCCGGTAAAATTTCACAAAAAAGGTATTCATCCAGCCACCAGAACGTTTCAGGCGATAAGAATTTTTGTGAATAAAGAGCTTGAAGCAATAGAATCTCTTCTGAAATCACTTGAAAATATTCTGGTTTCTAAAGGAAGGGGTGTATTTATATCATTTCATTCCCTTGAAGACAGGATGGTAAAAGATTTTCTAAATTATTATGCAAAGCAATGTATATGTCCACCCGGGCAGCCCATCTGTACCTGCGGTAAGAAACAGACATTTAAGGTATTGACCAAAAAACCTGTTTTACCTTCAAAAGATGAGGTAATAAAGAACCCATATAGTAGGAGTGCAAAATTGAGGGCAGGGGAAAGGGTATGA
- a CDS encoding UDP-N-acetylmuramoyl-tripeptide--D-alanyl-D-alanine ligase, translating to MKRFSVFEVFKDVVKSTVEHIEYSLITIDSRDVKEGSIFFAFKGEKTDGHLYIEQAISKGAVCCVITDENYYDANKPLVLVKDTLYAMRELGRWNLGKFNGKKIVITGSVGKTSTKAILSLVLSQKLKIYEAFKNFNNELGVAIVTSNIDLGAQYAIFEIGTNNPGEIKSLSEFLQPDVGIITGVGHSHIGRFGSLKEITKEKLAISEGVKKDGVLWINDGVDTSYYNFPEGINVKKFGFSKDSDIYIEELNVEKEVNFIVNFNNFRYCFRINHPFSHFAVNALPAIALAFENQFHYEEIYRGLDKFVPVEGRGEIIRTQNKIIINDTYNAGFEAVLSAVENLSKIDAPKKIAILGEMAEIDGFEEKLYSRLKNEVEKRNDIYFYLVGESFKDFQSLENVSYFKDKSELINADILKGDGVYLVKASRSKRFEELVEYLKKGEENAV from the coding sequence TTGAAAAGATTTAGTGTCTTTGAAGTGTTTAAAGATGTTGTTAAATCCACTGTTGAACATATAGAATACAGCCTTATCACAATAGATAGTAGGGATGTGAAAGAAGGTAGTATATTTTTTGCTTTCAAAGGTGAAAAGACGGATGGTCATTTATACATCGAGCAAGCTATTTCAAAAGGTGCTGTATGCTGTGTGATTACCGATGAAAACTATTATGATGCAAACAAACCTTTAGTGCTCGTCAAAGATACTTTATATGCAATGAGAGAATTGGGGCGATGGAATCTCGGTAAATTTAATGGTAAAAAGATTGTGATTACAGGTAGCGTGGGTAAAACCTCCACCAAGGCCATTTTATCACTTGTTTTATCCCAAAAGTTAAAGATTTATGAAGCCTTTAAAAATTTCAATAATGAATTGGGTGTGGCCATAGTGACTTCCAACATAGATCTGGGTGCTCAATATGCAATCTTTGAAATAGGCACAAACAACCCTGGTGAGATTAAGAGTTTATCAGAATTTCTACAGCCAGATGTGGGGATAATTACAGGTGTGGGGCATTCCCACATAGGAAGATTTGGAAGCTTAAAAGAGATAACAAAGGAGAAGCTTGCAATCTCTGAAGGGGTTAAAAAAGATGGCGTTTTATGGATAAATGATGGGGTAGATACTTCATATTATAATTTTCCTGAAGGGATTAACGTAAAGAAATTTGGTTTTTCAAAAGATTCCGATATATACATTGAAGAGTTAAATGTGGAAAAAGAGGTAAATTTTATCGTCAATTTTAATAATTTTAGGTATTGTTTCAGGATCAATCATCCATTTTCACATTTTGCTGTAAACGCATTACCTGCAATAGCGTTAGCCTTTGAAAACCAATTCCACTACGAAGAGATATACAGGGGATTAGATAAGTTTGTCCCTGTGGAAGGAAGAGGAGAGATCATCCGGACTCAGAATAAAATTATCATAAATGACACGTATAATGCTGGGTTCGAAGCGGTTTTGAGTGCGGTGGAGAATCTAAGTAAAATAGATGCACCTAAAAAGATTGCAATTTTAGGGGAGATGGCTGAGATTGATGGATTTGAGGAGAAACTGTATTCTAGATTGAAAAACGAGGTGGAAAAAAGAAATGATATTTATTTTTACCTTGTGGGGGAAAGTTTTAAAGATTTTCAATCTCTTGAAAATGTATCTTACTTTAAAGATAAGTCGGAACTTATCAATGCTGATATCTTAAAAGGGGATGGGGTCTATTTAGTCAAAGCGTCCCGCAGTAAAAGATTTGAGGAACTGGTGGAGTATCTGAAGAAAGGAGAAGAAAATGCTGTATAA
- the ftsW gene encoding putative lipid II flippase FtsW: MLTFRDERIQLIFVSFALVVIGFVYIYSIGALQASRIGKMEYFFLFKQLTSAVIGIFIMYIGYRIPLDSYRRWIPFLYLLTLILLVLVFFFKPVNGANRWIPFPIFSFQPSELAKIVMVIYFAHYLDKKEDKIQLFSKGIFPASVMLGVMISLILLEPDFGTTILIITVSFILLFIGGMDKKYIIVGILIVIPVAVTLILMAGYRKARLVSFLNPWEYKNTFGYQLIQSLVAIGSGGVAGKGLGNSSQKLFFLPEAHTDFVFSIISEELGFIGSLFCIILILYMFILVYRIAMRHYDKYKRFLTLGFGFMILIQSFIHIGVTVGILPTKGITLPFVSYGGSALIAQMFIVGILMRSAEETK; the protein is encoded by the coding sequence ATGTTAACTTTTAGAGATGAAAGGATTCAACTTATTTTTGTGTCATTTGCACTTGTAGTTATCGGTTTTGTTTATATCTATTCTATAGGTGCACTTCAGGCGAGCCGTATAGGTAAAATGGAGTATTTCTTTCTTTTCAAACAGTTAACATCTGCTGTGATAGGTATCTTTATTATGTATATAGGTTATAGAATACCACTTGATAGTTATAGACGCTGGATCCCATTTTTATATTTGCTTACTCTAATATTGCTTGTTTTGGTATTTTTCTTTAAGCCAGTAAATGGGGCAAATAGGTGGATCCCTTTCCCAATATTCAGTTTTCAGCCATCTGAGCTGGCTAAAATTGTTATGGTAATATATTTTGCCCATTATCTTGATAAAAAAGAGGACAAAATTCAGCTATTCAGTAAAGGTATATTTCCTGCCTCAGTGATGTTAGGAGTGATGATTTCATTGATACTATTAGAGCCTGATTTTGGAACAACTATTTTGATTATTACAGTTAGCTTTATACTTCTCTTTATCGGCGGGATGGATAAGAAATATATAATTGTTGGTATTTTGATAGTGATTCCTGTGGCTGTTACCTTAATTCTCATGGCTGGATATAGAAAGGCAAGACTGGTGAGTTTCCTGAATCCGTGGGAGTATAAAAATACTTTTGGGTATCAGCTTATTCAGTCACTAGTGGCGATAGGAAGTGGAGGGGTGGCTGGTAAAGGACTTGGGAATAGCTCACAGAAACTATTCTTTTTACCGGAAGCCCACACCGATTTTGTTTTTTCCATCATCAGTGAAGAGCTTGGGTTTATTGGATCATTATTTTGTATAATTCTTATTCTGTACATGTTTATACTTGTGTATAGAATTGCTATGAGACATTATGATAAATACAAAAGATTTTTAACGTTGGGTTTTGGATTTATGATTTTGATACAATCTTTTATACATATTGGTGTTACCGTAGGAATTCTCCCCACCAAAGGGATAACCTTACCTTTTGTTAGCTATGGGGGAAGTGCATTGATAGCACAGATGTTCATTGTGGGGATTCTTATGAGAAGTGCTGAGGAGACGAAATGA
- a CDS encoding peptidoglycan D,D-transpeptidase FtsI family protein has protein sequence MWSEKNRLRLTILAIFLFVVGIIARLVYLQIVKYDFYYNISVNQSSKEFTIIQNRAVVTDRNGVVIAKNKKVASLYAFSKQIDDPKSLIAEMRSKGIWLSKKTTQKILNQEGFVWIKRGVDIDTAEYFSKKYKSVGYIVDEGRYYPYNTLFSQIVGFVGVDNQGLYGVEKLYDEDLKGEEISIIALKDSTGKYILFHDKEEIIAQERSFSITIDKNMQLIAELSLMEGVQEFGADKGIAIGMDVKNGEILFAVTYPGFDANKFSNYSQDLWKNYSTFYLFEPGSIMKPFTFIYLLEHDMLNLNENIFCENGKYDIYNHTIKDVHPYGTLSASDVLVKSSNIGTIKLNSKIPAKDFYEYLKSLGFGSATQVLGSGEESGLLRNYKKWSGLSQPSISIGQEILVTPIQIVRLYAAIANGGYLFTPKFVKSNEKPVATKVFGEKSLSVVRPLLREVVERGTATTAKSEYVPIAGKTGTAQKFDKRLGRYSNTEYTASFAGYFPYDDPKVSMVVIYENPKKSIYGGTTAAVTFKKIAEQTAILLGYKIKHLRIKNVG, from the coding sequence ATGTGGAGTGAGAAGAATAGATTACGATTAACAATTCTTGCCATTTTTCTGTTTGTCGTTGGTATAATTGCACGTCTTGTCTATCTGCAAATCGTGAAATATGATTTTTACTACAACATATCGGTAAATCAATCATCAAAAGAGTTTACAATTATCCAAAACAGGGCTGTAGTTACCGACAGAAACGGTGTGGTGATTGCCAAAAATAAAAAAGTGGCATCTCTTTATGCATTTTCAAAGCAGATTGATGATCCAAAAAGTCTTATAGCAGAAATGAGAAGTAAAGGGATATGGTTAAGTAAAAAAACAACACAGAAGATATTGAATCAAGAAGGGTTTGTGTGGATTAAACGTGGTGTGGATATCGATACGGCAGAGTATTTTTCTAAAAAGTATAAATCCGTGGGTTATATCGTTGATGAAGGTAGGTACTATCCTTACAATACCCTTTTTTCCCAGATTGTTGGTTTTGTGGGGGTGGATAATCAGGGATTGTACGGTGTGGAAAAATTGTACGATGAAGATCTTAAAGGGGAAGAGATTTCAATCATAGCTTTAAAGGATAGTACAGGAAAGTATATCCTTTTTCATGATAAAGAAGAGATTATTGCGCAAGAACGGAGCTTTTCGATTACAATAGATAAAAATATGCAGTTGATAGCTGAGTTAAGTCTGATGGAAGGTGTTCAGGAGTTTGGCGCCGACAAGGGGATTGCCATCGGTATGGATGTGAAAAATGGTGAAATTCTTTTTGCGGTGACTTATCCGGGTTTTGATGCAAACAAATTTAGCAATTACTCCCAAGATTTATGGAAGAATTATTCAACCTTTTATCTTTTTGAGCCTGGTTCCATTATGAAGCCTTTTACGTTTATTTATCTGTTGGAGCATGACATGCTAAATCTAAATGAAAATATATTCTGTGAAAACGGAAAATATGATATATACAATCATACCATAAAGGATGTTCATCCTTATGGTACACTTTCAGCGTCAGATGTACTGGTGAAATCGAGTAATATTGGTACTATCAAGCTTAATTCTAAAATACCGGCAAAAGATTTTTATGAATATCTAAAAAGTTTAGGCTTTGGTAGTGCCACACAAGTTTTGGGAAGTGGCGAGGAGAGTGGACTTTTGAGAAATTATAAAAAATGGTCTGGCCTTTCTCAGCCATCCATCTCGATTGGACAGGAGATCCTTGTTACACCTATTCAGATAGTAAGATTGTATGCCGCAATTGCCAATGGGGGTTATCTTTTTACTCCTAAATTTGTCAAGAGCAACGAAAAACCTGTTGCCACAAAGGTGTTTGGTGAAAAAAGCCTTTCAGTAGTTAGACCACTACTGAGGGAAGTTGTGGAAAGAGGTACCGCTACGACTGCAAAAAGTGAGTATGTCCCGATTGCCGGGAAGACGGGAACGGCTCAGAAATTTGACAAGCGTTTGGGTAGATATTCCAATACTGAATATACGGCAAGTTTTGCGGGCTATTTCCCCTATGACGATCCAAAAGTGTCAATGGTGGTAATTTACGAAAATCCTAAAAAGTCTATCTATGGTGGAACTACTGCTGCGGTTACCTTTAAAAAAATTGCCGAGCAGACTGCCATATTGTTGGGATATAAAATAAAACATTTGAGGATAAAGAATGTTGGTTAG